Genomic DNA from Deinococcus malanensis:
TTCTCCCGCGACCTGGGAGAACGAGTTCGCGTGGCAATCGGTGCCTGCGACCCGCTGTCTACGCCACGCCCCCTCGGGCCCCTGCTGGATATGGCAGGTGCACTGGGCGGCCTGGACGCGCTTCCTGAAGGTTCCGGTTCTCGTGATGAATTGTTCCGCGCCCTGCTTGCGAAATTCGGTGGGGGCGCTCCCCCCACCGTGGTGGTGTTCGAGGACGTCCACTGGGCTGATGAGGCTACCATCGACCTGTTGCGGTTCCTGGGCCGCAGGATGGGCGCGAGCCGGGGGCTCCTGATCGCCACCTACCGCGACGATGAGGTGGGGACCAGGCATCCCCTGCGAGTTTTGCTGGGCGACCTCGCCACCTTGGGCGCCGTCCGCCGTATGAGCCTCCCACTTCTGCCGGCCAGTGCGGTGGCACAGCTCTCCGAAGGCAGCGGCCTGGACGTTGTCACGCTACATCGGCAGACGGGGGGCAACCCCTTCTTCGTTACCGAAATCCTCGCAGCAGGCGGCGAGGCGATTCCCGCGACTGTGCGCGACGTGGTGCTGGCGCGGGCAGCCTGACTTTCCCCCGCGAGCCGGGCCGTGCTGGAGGCAGCGGCGGTGCTCGGGACCCGGGTGGAATCCAGGCTGCTCCTGGAGGTGGTGGGGACCGGTTTGGGCGGGGTCGAGGACTGCCTGGCCAGTGGGATGCTCCTCGCGCAGCCCGAGGGGTTTGCCTTCCGTCATGAGCTGGGACGGCAGGCTGTGCTGAACGCCATCTCACCCTAAAGGCAAAAGGCGCTGCATGGCCGGGTGCTGGACGTGCTCAGGCACTGGCCCGAGTCCAACCCGGCCCGGCTCGCCGGGCTTGCGGTTCGTTCCATTTCATTGGGCGACGCGCTGCCCTATCATCGCCGCTAGCTTTATGGACTTACTGACTGGACATTACGAACCGCAACTGGTGGTGCTGTCCGTCCTTGTCGCCAGCCTGGCTGGCTACACCACCCTGAGCGTCGCGGGACGCGTTGAGGCCCGTGCCACCCGTTCGTTCATGCCGCACCTGCTCCTGAGTGCCCTAATCATGGGCCTGGGCATCTGGTCGATGCACTTTATCGGCATGCTCGCCCACCAGTTGCCGATCCCTGTGTCGTACGACCCGGGCATGGTGATGCTCTCTGCGGTGGCAGGAACTCTCGGGGCGGTGCTGGCCCTCTGGGCCGTGCGGCGCCAGCCGGTCACCCGCCAGGCGTTGCTCCTGGGGGGAGCACTGTTAGGCGTGGGCATCTGGTCCATGCACTACCTCGGTATGGACAGCATGCGCCTGGGCGGACACCTGAACCACCAGCCCTGGGCTGTGCTGCTCAGCCTCCTGATCGCTGTGACGGCGGCCACTGTCGCGTTGCGTCTGGCCCAACATTTCGGTACTTCGGGCGGCTCCCAGCGCCGCTGGCAGGTCGTGGCGGCCCTGGCGCTGGGTCTGGCCGTGGCTGGCATGCATTACACCGCCATGGCTGGTTTGCAGGTCCAGGTCACGACGGCCGAGATGTCCGGACCCAGACAGCTGGCCCAGACCCAGTCTCAGGCAACACTGGCGCTTGGGGTCGCCCTGGTGTCCAGTCTGCTGATGCTCGCCGCGTTGTGGACGCTGTTCATGGACCGTCGACTGGCCCGGCAGCGCGACGCTACGCGTGAGGCGCAGATTCGGCAGCAGGAACTCGAAGCGCGGGTGCTGGAGCGCACGGAGGAATTACGCCGCAGCAACGCGGAACTCGAACGCTTTGCGTACGTTGCCTCGCATGACCTGCAAGCGCCGCTGCGCACGATGGTCAGCTTCGCAGAACTCCTGGACCGGCGATACACCGAGCAATTGGACGACCGGGGCCGCACCTACCTGCAACACATTCTGGTCAGCGGGAACCACATGAAACACCTGATTGACGACCTGCTCACGTACAGCCGCCTGCAATCGGAGCGGCGTCCAATGATGCCAGTCGACACGGCCCAGCTGGTGCCACGGGTCATTGACCGCCTGCGCGGCGATCTGGATGCGGTGGAGGCGGACATCTCGTGGGGTGACCTGCCGACCGTGATGGGTGACAGCCTGCCCCTGGAGCAGGTGTTCAGCAACCTGATTGGCAATGCCATCAAGTACCAACGTCCAGGCACGCGTCCCCAGGTGCGGGTATGGGCAGAACCTGACCCCGAGGGTTGGCGTTTTGGCGTCCGGGACAATGGTATCGGGATTGACGAGCCCTATTTCGAGCGCATCTTCGAGGTGTTTCAGCGGCTGCACTCGTCGAGCGAGTATGAGGGGACCGGGATTGGCCTGGCCCTGTGTCGCAAAATCGTGGAGCATCATGGCGGCCGGCTGTGGGTGGACAGCACCCCTGGACAGGGCAGCACCTTCTGGTTCACCCTCAGCGTGGTGCCAGTCTCCGCGACGATGTTGGAACCGGCGTAGCTCCCTGTGAACGT
This window encodes:
- a CDS encoding AAA family ATPase; translation: MVIERAPFLAELIRLLGEATAGPGRLVFVGGEAGAGKTTLIETFSRDLGERVRVAIGACDPLSTPRPLGPLLDMAGALGGLDALPEGSGSRDELFRALLAKFGGGAPPTVVVFEDVHWADEATIDLLRFLGRRMGASRGLLIATYRDDEVGTRHPLRVLLGDLATLGAVRRMSLPLLPASAVAQLSEGSGLDVVTLHRQTGGNPFFVTEILAAGGEAIPATVRDVVLARAA
- a CDS encoding MHYT domain-containing protein encodes the protein MDLLTGHYEPQLVVLSVLVASLAGYTTLSVAGRVEARATRSFMPHLLLSALIMGLGIWSMHFIGMLAHQLPIPVSYDPGMVMLSAVAGTLGAVLALWAVRRQPVTRQALLLGGALLGVGIWSMHYLGMDSMRLGGHLNHQPWAVLLSLLIAVTAATVALRLAQHFGTSGGSQRRWQVVAALALGLAVAGMHYTAMAGLQVQVTTAEMSGPRQLAQTQSQATLALGVALVSSLLMLAALWTLFMDRRLARQRDATREAQIRQQELEARVLERTEELRRSNAELERFAYVASHDLQAPLRTMVSFAELLDRRYTEQLDDRGRTYLQHILVSGNHMKHLIDDLLTYSRLQSERRPMMPVDTAQLVPRVIDRLRGDLDAVEADISWGDLPTVMGDSLPLEQVFSNLIGNAIKYQRPGTRPQVRVWAEPDPEGWRFGVRDNGIGIDEPYFERIFEVFQRLHSSSEYEGTGIGLALCRKIVEHHGGRLWVDSTPGQGSTFWFTLSVVPVSATMLEPA